A genomic window from Alistipes sp. ZOR0009 includes:
- a CDS encoding sigma-70 family RNA polymerase sigma factor — protein sequence MGVKQLNTTTWFKQVFDDHYDSIKRFLYFRCGDINLSEDIAQEAFIKLWDVRDTVREETVLSLLYSISSNLLKNHFKHESVVLNFQKNTTKTEIYHEEADHPLREQEMQEQLNRIFSEMPEKCRITFLMNRIEELTYAEIAERLDISVKAVEKRMSEALGFIRNKLEYKI from the coding sequence ATGGGGGTAAAACAGCTCAACACAACAACCTGGTTTAAGCAGGTATTCGACGACCATTACGATAGCATTAAGCGCTTCCTATATTTTCGCTGCGGGGATATAAACCTTTCGGAGGATATAGCACAGGAGGCCTTTATTAAGCTATGGGATGTTCGGGATACGGTTAGAGAGGAAACGGTTCTCTCGCTGCTCTACTCCATTTCGTCCAACCTACTCAAGAACCATTTTAAGCACGAATCGGTGGTTCTTAACTTCCAAAAAAATACGACTAAAACGGAGATATACCACGAGGAGGCCGACCATCCGCTGCGCGAGCAGGAGATGCAGGAGCAGCTGAATCGAATATTCTCCGAGATGCCCGAAAAGTGCCGCATCACCTTTCTGATGAACCGCATTGAAGAGCTAACCTATGCCGAAATAGCGGAACGGTTAGATATCAGCGTAAAGGCGGTAGAGAAGCGGATGTCCGAAGCGCTTGGGTTTATTCGTAACAAGTTGGAATATAAAATCTGA